One Melanotaenia boesemani isolate fMelBoe1 chromosome 8, fMelBoe1.pri, whole genome shotgun sequence DNA segment encodes these proteins:
- the LOC121645114 gene encoding uncharacterized protein LOC121645114 isoform X7 has product MSSVQHLREFISERLTAAAEEIFTEFEKTIVQYEEEIDRQRRLLDITWNPQIKLIRTDVPQQHDCREKEVVSDQQLFKQETDVGLDQEGEPLVLRVQTDLVVQCKSEPEEPLTGLEKTCIQYEEEAHRPQIQLHSTADNIMLIKAKINKEQKYVKISKPSLEEFLSSAFVKFSIVPPVRESVRVYDETGTEVDADVFEEVVQQPSAGVFTITCDRGWDPGGSIHQPSA; this is encoded by the exons atgtcttcagttcagcatctgagagagtttatcagcgagcgactaactgctgctgctgaagaaatattcacagagtttgaaaaaaccaTCGTCCAGTACGAAGAAGAGATCGATCGTCAGCGCAGACTGCTGGATATCACCTGGAATCCACAGATAAAGTTAATCAGAACAG ACGTCCCACAGCAGCATGACTGTAGAGAGAAGGAGGTTGTTTCTGaccagcagctttttaaacAGGAGACGGACGTCGGTCTGGACCAGGAGGGGGAGCCGCTGGTCCTGAGGGTCCAGACTGACCTGGTGGTTCAGTGCAAGTCTGAACCCGAAGAACCGTTAACAGGGTTGGAAAAAACCTGCATCCAGTACGAGGAGGAAGCTCATCGGCCACAGATACAGTTACACAGCACAG cagataacATCATGCTGATCAAAGCAAAAATCAATAAGGAACAGAAATATGTAAAGATCAGCAAACCGAGCCTCGAGGAATTTCTGAGCTCTG CTTTCGTGAAGTTCTCCATCGTTCCTCCTGTCAGAGAGAGCGTCAGAGTTTACGACGAGACGGGAACTGAGGTGGATGCAGACGTCTTTGAGGAAGTCGTGCAGCAGCCCAGCGCTGGTGTATTTACTATCACATGTGACAGGG GGTGGGACCCAGGGGGCAGCATCCACCAGCCCAGTGCCTGA
- the LOC121645114 gene encoding uncharacterized protein LOC121645114 isoform X1, with amino-acid sequence MSSVQHLREFISERLTAAAEEIFTEFEKTIVQYEEEIDRQRRLLDITWNPQIKLIRTDVPQQHDCREKEVVSDQQLFKQETDVGLDQEGEPLVLRVQTDLVVQCKSEPEEPLTGLEKTCIQYEEEAHRPQIQLHSTADNIMLIKAKINKEQKYVKISKPSLEEFLSSAFVKFSIVPPVRESVRVYDETGTEVDADVFEEVVQQPSAGVFTITCDRASQGGTQGAASTSPVPEVMTNPLAELSRCNSKDTIIQDEDYSPPCKQPKIKWMEIPARNLVEFALTKKPGGEQIIKEYVRTKGLTDSSRRKLVKILTAHMAGIHGTAPPRRVREMYAQGIVEMFPSLRDPYSKNGYEHFYDGESGSGYLAWRLKTIQRKDKSSEGRGSSCQLTGGGPTARRDASLSPEVTLSQEQCKEAITFMKHSSDEATIKHKMKMTFGYRRKMVLDKEKSSDVLTEFPRFKDVKGLIEQDFILEFGEDIASKFLERWPAIFRQKIIQQSKTLISSSDLQELICCAEGASNNEGFEETLALAGTGI; translated from the exons atgtcttcagttcagcatctgagagagtttatcagcgagcgactaactgctgctgctgaagaaatattcacagagtttgaaaaaaccaTCGTCCAGTACGAAGAAGAGATCGATCGTCAGCGCAGACTGCTGGATATCACCTGGAATCCACAGATAAAGTTAATCAGAACAG ACGTCCCACAGCAGCATGACTGTAGAGAGAAGGAGGTTGTTTCTGaccagcagctttttaaacAGGAGACGGACGTCGGTCTGGACCAGGAGGGGGAGCCGCTGGTCCTGAGGGTCCAGACTGACCTGGTGGTTCAGTGCAAGTCTGAACCCGAAGAACCGTTAACAGGGTTGGAAAAAACCTGCATCCAGTACGAGGAGGAAGCTCATCGGCCACAGATACAGTTACACAGCACAG cagataacATCATGCTGATCAAAGCAAAAATCAATAAGGAACAGAAATATGTAAAGATCAGCAAACCGAGCCTCGAGGAATTTCTGAGCTCTG CTTTCGTGAAGTTCTCCATCGTTCCTCCTGTCAGAGAGAGCGTCAGAGTTTACGACGAGACGGGAACTGAGGTGGATGCAGACGTCTTTGAGGAAGTCGTGCAGCAGCCCAGCGCTGGTGTATTTACTATCACATGTGACAGGG CTTCCCAGGGTGGGACCCAGGGGGCAGCATCCACCAGCCCAGTGCCTGAAGTCATGACCAATCCATTGGCAGAGCTTTCACGTTGTAACTCTAAAGACACGATCATCCAGGATGAGGATTACAGCCCTCCATGTAAACAGCCGAAGATAAAATGGATGGAGATTCCCGCGAGAAAC TTGGTTGAATTTGCGCTGACTAAGAAACCTGGTGGAGAGCAAATTATCAAGGAATACGTCCGGACAAAAGGCCTCACTGATTCCTCACGGAGGAAGCTGGTTAAAATCCTTACTGCACACATGGCTGGAATTCACGG CACGGCACCACCAAGGCGAGTGAGAGAGATGTATGCTCAAGGCATCGTTGAGATGTTCCCAAGCCTACGGGATCCATACTCCAAAAATGGATAT GAACATTTCTACGATGGTGAAAGTGGCAGTGGTTACTTGGCGTGGAGGCTTAAAACCATCCAGAGGAAAGACAAATCATCGGAGGGCAGAGGCTCATCGTGTCAGCTGACTGGTGGTGGACCAACAGCCAGAAGAGATGCTTCGTTGAGTCCTGAGGTGACCCTGAGTCAAGAGCAGTGCAAGGAGGCCATTACCTTTATGAAGCACTCTTCTGACGAGGCCACTATCAAGCACAAGATGAAGATGACATTTGGTTATCGACGGAAGATGGTCCTGGACAAAGAGAAATCATCTGATGTCCTGACTGAATTTCCACGCTTCAAAGATGTCAAAGGCTTG ATTGAGCAGGACTTCATCCTGGAGTTTGGAGAAGACATCGCTTCCAAGTTTTTGGAGAG GTGGCCTGCTATTTTCAGGCAGAAGATCATCCAGCAGAGCAAGACCCTTATTTCTTCAAGTGACCTCCAAGAACTCATCTGTTGTGCCGAGGGGGCATCAAATAACGAAGGATTTGAGGAGACTCTAGCTCTG GCTGGGACAGGGATCTAG
- the LOC121645114 gene encoding uncharacterized protein LOC121645114 isoform X5, whose translation MSSVQHLREFISERLTAAAEEIFTEFEKTIVQYEEEIDRQRRLLDITWNPQIKLIRTDVPQQHDCREKEVVSDQQLFKQETDVGLDQEGEPLVLRVQTDLVVQCKSEPEEPLTGLEKTCIQYEEEAHRPQIQLHSTADNIMLIKAKINKEQKYVKISKPSLEEFLSSAFVKFSIVPPVRESVRVYDETGTEVDADVFEEVVQQPSAGVFTITCDRASQGGTQGAASTSPVPEVMTNPLAELSRCNSKDTIIQDEDYSPPCKQPKIKWMEIPARNLVEFALTKKPGGEQIIKEYVRTKGLTDSSRRKLVKILTAHMAGIHGLGQGSSFHHAPPPPDSSFLSRT comes from the exons atgtcttcagttcagcatctgagagagtttatcagcgagcgactaactgctgctgctgaagaaatattcacagagtttgaaaaaaccaTCGTCCAGTACGAAGAAGAGATCGATCGTCAGCGCAGACTGCTGGATATCACCTGGAATCCACAGATAAAGTTAATCAGAACAG ACGTCCCACAGCAGCATGACTGTAGAGAGAAGGAGGTTGTTTCTGaccagcagctttttaaacAGGAGACGGACGTCGGTCTGGACCAGGAGGGGGAGCCGCTGGTCCTGAGGGTCCAGACTGACCTGGTGGTTCAGTGCAAGTCTGAACCCGAAGAACCGTTAACAGGGTTGGAAAAAACCTGCATCCAGTACGAGGAGGAAGCTCATCGGCCACAGATACAGTTACACAGCACAG cagataacATCATGCTGATCAAAGCAAAAATCAATAAGGAACAGAAATATGTAAAGATCAGCAAACCGAGCCTCGAGGAATTTCTGAGCTCTG CTTTCGTGAAGTTCTCCATCGTTCCTCCTGTCAGAGAGAGCGTCAGAGTTTACGACGAGACGGGAACTGAGGTGGATGCAGACGTCTTTGAGGAAGTCGTGCAGCAGCCCAGCGCTGGTGTATTTACTATCACATGTGACAGGG CTTCCCAGGGTGGGACCCAGGGGGCAGCATCCACCAGCCCAGTGCCTGAAGTCATGACCAATCCATTGGCAGAGCTTTCACGTTGTAACTCTAAAGACACGATCATCCAGGATGAGGATTACAGCCCTCCATGTAAACAGCCGAAGATAAAATGGATGGAGATTCCCGCGAGAAAC TTGGTTGAATTTGCGCTGACTAAGAAACCTGGTGGAGAGCAAATTATCAAGGAATACGTCCGGACAAAAGGCCTCACTGATTCCTCACGGAGGAAGCTGGTTAAAATCCTTACTGCACACATGGCTGGAATTCACGG GCTGGGACAGGGATCTAGCTTCCATCatgctcctcctccacctgatTCCTCCTTCCTGTCAAGGACGTAA
- the LOC121645114 gene encoding uncharacterized protein LOC121645114 isoform X6 yields MQTSLRKSCSSPALVYLLSHVTGGGTQGAASTSPVPEVMTNPLAELSRCNSKDTIIQDEDYSPPCKQPKIKWMEIPARNLVEFALTKKPGGEQIIKEYVRTKGLTDSSRRKLVKILTAHMAGIHGTAPPRRVREMYAQGIVEMFPSLRDPYSKNGYEHFYDGESGSGYLAWRLKTIQRKDKSSEGRGSSCQLTGGGPTARRDASLSPEVTLSQEQCKEAITFMKHSSDEATIKHKMKMTFGYRRKMVLDKEKSSDVLTEFPRFKDVKGLIEQDFILEFGEDIASKFLERWPAIFRQKIIQQSKTLISSSDLQELICCAEGASNNEGFEETLALAGTGI; encoded by the exons ATGCAGACGTCTTTGAGGAAGTCGTGCAGCAGCCCAGCGCTGGTGTATTTACTATCACATGTGACAGGG GGTGGGACCCAGGGGGCAGCATCCACCAGCCCAGTGCCTGAAGTCATGACCAATCCATTGGCAGAGCTTTCACGTTGTAACTCTAAAGACACGATCATCCAGGATGAGGATTACAGCCCTCCATGTAAACAGCCGAAGATAAAATGGATGGAGATTCCCGCGAGAAAC TTGGTTGAATTTGCGCTGACTAAGAAACCTGGTGGAGAGCAAATTATCAAGGAATACGTCCGGACAAAAGGCCTCACTGATTCCTCACGGAGGAAGCTGGTTAAAATCCTTACTGCACACATGGCTGGAATTCACGG CACGGCACCACCAAGGCGAGTGAGAGAGATGTATGCTCAAGGCATCGTTGAGATGTTCCCAAGCCTACGGGATCCATACTCCAAAAATGGATAT GAACATTTCTACGATGGTGAAAGTGGCAGTGGTTACTTGGCGTGGAGGCTTAAAACCATCCAGAGGAAAGACAAATCATCGGAGGGCAGAGGCTCATCGTGTCAGCTGACTGGTGGTGGACCAACAGCCAGAAGAGATGCTTCGTTGAGTCCTGAGGTGACCCTGAGTCAAGAGCAGTGCAAGGAGGCCATTACCTTTATGAAGCACTCTTCTGACGAGGCCACTATCAAGCACAAGATGAAGATGACATTTGGTTATCGACGGAAGATGGTCCTGGACAAAGAGAAATCATCTGATGTCCTGACTGAATTTCCACGCTTCAAAGATGTCAAAGGCTTG ATTGAGCAGGACTTCATCCTGGAGTTTGGAGAAGACATCGCTTCCAAGTTTTTGGAGAG GTGGCCTGCTATTTTCAGGCAGAAGATCATCCAGCAGAGCAAGACCCTTATTTCTTCAAGTGACCTCCAAGAACTCATCTGTTGTGCCGAGGGGGCATCAAATAACGAAGGATTTGAGGAGACTCTAGCTCTG GCTGGGACAGGGATCTAG
- the LOC121645114 gene encoding uncharacterized protein LOC121645114 isoform X2, whose translation MSSVQHLREFISERLTAAAEEIFTEFEKTIVQYEEEIDRQRRLLDITWNPQIKLIRTDVPQQHDCREKEVVSDQQLFKQETDVGLDQEGEPLVLRVQTDLVVQCKSEPEEPLTGLEKTCIQYEEEAHRPQIQLHSTDNIMLIKAKINKEQKYVKISKPSLEEFLSSAFVKFSIVPPVRESVRVYDETGTEVDADVFEEVVQQPSAGVFTITCDRASQGGTQGAASTSPVPEVMTNPLAELSRCNSKDTIIQDEDYSPPCKQPKIKWMEIPARNLVEFALTKKPGGEQIIKEYVRTKGLTDSSRRKLVKILTAHMAGIHGTAPPRRVREMYAQGIVEMFPSLRDPYSKNGYEHFYDGESGSGYLAWRLKTIQRKDKSSEGRGSSCQLTGGGPTARRDASLSPEVTLSQEQCKEAITFMKHSSDEATIKHKMKMTFGYRRKMVLDKEKSSDVLTEFPRFKDVKGLIEQDFILEFGEDIASKFLERWPAIFRQKIIQQSKTLISSSDLQELICCAEGASNNEGFEETLALAGTGI comes from the exons atgtcttcagttcagcatctgagagagtttatcagcgagcgactaactgctgctgctgaagaaatattcacagagtttgaaaaaaccaTCGTCCAGTACGAAGAAGAGATCGATCGTCAGCGCAGACTGCTGGATATCACCTGGAATCCACAGATAAAGTTAATCAGAACAG ACGTCCCACAGCAGCATGACTGTAGAGAGAAGGAGGTTGTTTCTGaccagcagctttttaaacAGGAGACGGACGTCGGTCTGGACCAGGAGGGGGAGCCGCTGGTCCTGAGGGTCCAGACTGACCTGGTGGTTCAGTGCAAGTCTGAACCCGAAGAACCGTTAACAGGGTTGGAAAAAACCTGCATCCAGTACGAGGAGGAAGCTCATCGGCCACAGATACAGTTACACAGCACAG ataacATCATGCTGATCAAAGCAAAAATCAATAAGGAACAGAAATATGTAAAGATCAGCAAACCGAGCCTCGAGGAATTTCTGAGCTCTG CTTTCGTGAAGTTCTCCATCGTTCCTCCTGTCAGAGAGAGCGTCAGAGTTTACGACGAGACGGGAACTGAGGTGGATGCAGACGTCTTTGAGGAAGTCGTGCAGCAGCCCAGCGCTGGTGTATTTACTATCACATGTGACAGGG CTTCCCAGGGTGGGACCCAGGGGGCAGCATCCACCAGCCCAGTGCCTGAAGTCATGACCAATCCATTGGCAGAGCTTTCACGTTGTAACTCTAAAGACACGATCATCCAGGATGAGGATTACAGCCCTCCATGTAAACAGCCGAAGATAAAATGGATGGAGATTCCCGCGAGAAAC TTGGTTGAATTTGCGCTGACTAAGAAACCTGGTGGAGAGCAAATTATCAAGGAATACGTCCGGACAAAAGGCCTCACTGATTCCTCACGGAGGAAGCTGGTTAAAATCCTTACTGCACACATGGCTGGAATTCACGG CACGGCACCACCAAGGCGAGTGAGAGAGATGTATGCTCAAGGCATCGTTGAGATGTTCCCAAGCCTACGGGATCCATACTCCAAAAATGGATAT GAACATTTCTACGATGGTGAAAGTGGCAGTGGTTACTTGGCGTGGAGGCTTAAAACCATCCAGAGGAAAGACAAATCATCGGAGGGCAGAGGCTCATCGTGTCAGCTGACTGGTGGTGGACCAACAGCCAGAAGAGATGCTTCGTTGAGTCCTGAGGTGACCCTGAGTCAAGAGCAGTGCAAGGAGGCCATTACCTTTATGAAGCACTCTTCTGACGAGGCCACTATCAAGCACAAGATGAAGATGACATTTGGTTATCGACGGAAGATGGTCCTGGACAAAGAGAAATCATCTGATGTCCTGACTGAATTTCCACGCTTCAAAGATGTCAAAGGCTTG ATTGAGCAGGACTTCATCCTGGAGTTTGGAGAAGACATCGCTTCCAAGTTTTTGGAGAG GTGGCCTGCTATTTTCAGGCAGAAGATCATCCAGCAGAGCAAGACCCTTATTTCTTCAAGTGACCTCCAAGAACTCATCTGTTGTGCCGAGGGGGCATCAAATAACGAAGGATTTGAGGAGACTCTAGCTCTG GCTGGGACAGGGATCTAG